The nucleotide window GTTGTTCTGCGTCCAAACGAAGGTTCCCCTTCCGTCGGTCAGCCAGAAGTAACCGGTCGGAACTCCTGTAATCGAATAGGTGCCATCGGAGGCACCTGTGCCCGAGATACTGGTAAAACCACCATTCCCATTCGGTACGAGAGCCGCAAGCGCGAACGTCGAAGCGTTCTGTGGAACATCCTGAGGGGGGGTAAATGCGCCGGTCGTATCGGTTGTATGAAAGGTAACGACGGTGGATCCAGTGACGGTTCGGGTTGGGGATGCCGACACGGTGACGACTGCCGTTGCGGATTTTGTGGTGTCGGCCTGCGAAGTTACGAGGACATGATAGGTGCCTGCCGTATTGGGAGCAGTGTAAAGGCCTGCCGAGGTAATCGTCCCGCCGCTATTGCCTTCCACGACGAGCCAATAAACCGAGGTATTGGAAGTATTAGTGACTGTGGCGGTGAAGGTAGCGCTTTCTCCAACGCCAAGACTCCTGGTTGCCGGGTTGATAGTGATGCCGACGACTTGTCCGCCGCCACCGCCACCCCCTCCGGAAGTGCTTCCGCCGCCGCAGGCGGTAAGGGTTATGGCCAGAACAACCGCCGATAAGATGCCAACACTATTACGGAGTCTAGAGCCTATGGCGCTGGGGTCAAGCGGGGTATGCTTCATGAGTCATGCGTCACTTTCTCCCGGGAGGTATACGAATTTTAGCGACACACGACGGTTCAATGCGAATTCTTTATTGAGCGCGAAGTTACGATAGTCACCAAATAGTTATCATATTGGTCCAGCTTATAGATATTGCGGGATGAGTAGAAGGAAGAAAGAAAGTAGGTGTCAGGCGTTGGAGGCGCCTAGTGTTAGACGAAATCTTAGTTAGTCGCTAAAGATTTTTTTCCACCACGGTCGTTTTGAACGGGCGACTTCTTCTTCGTCTTCGACATAGTCGTCGAGGCCGAGGAAGCCAGTGGCGACGTGGCGGTCGTCGTCCCATACGGGGCTAGTTTCGATAACCGGTGGTTCCGACTGGATTGCGTCGTGCCAGGGAATCTCGGTTTCAATGTTGCCGTCAGGTTGCGGGATGGCTTCCGAGGGGATGTCCCAAAGTGCAGGATCGGTGCCGGAGGTTTCGTGCTCGACCCGGGATTCGGTGGGCACAGGTTCGAAAATTTCGGGGCGTTCCCAGGTAGTCGGGCCGAAGATGAACTCGGCGGGTGACTGCTCAGTAGAGGGAGCGGATTCGGTTTCCTTCAGTTGCGCCTGGTGCTGGATCGGGATTACGCTTTCGGCGACGGGCGGCAAACTTGATTCCGACTCGGGCGGTGCCGGTTCCGGGCGCACCGATTCGATCATAGGATTTGCATCCGCTGTGGGCTCGAGGACAGGGACAGCCGAGACGGGCGTTTTTCGGCGAGCGGTGATTACGAGGGCCGCGCCTTTCTGCAGGGTGGGTGCGACCACGACGGAATCGCGGTGCTCGAATAGAGGCTGCGAAAGGGCCTGGATCGAAACGTCATTTTCATCGAGGCGCTGCTTGAGAGCCGTGGCGGTCTGGTCGTCGAATGTTTTCCAGGCTGGCATAAGTGTTCCCTCGGCTGCTGTGGTATTTGGATGCACCTGGAGACCCGAGTGGCTGTCGATCATAGCTGAAATTTGGGCCAAACGGGGAAATCACCGCCGCTATATTCAAATGTCACTTTTTTTGGGTCGGCGGCTGTCCTAGTATGTCAGGAATCAAATCGGCGCCCCTGAACTGGAGGAACCATGGTGATTGTTCTCGTACGACATAAAGTGGCTGATTATGCTCGCTGGAAGCAGGTATTCGACGGGCACTTTGGGATCCGTCATGGAGCCGGCGAGTTGAGTTGCCGGATGTTCCATAGCCATGAGAATCCGAACGATCTAGCGCTGTTTTTTGAGTGGGAGACGCTGGAGATGGCGCGTGCGTTCTTTGCGTCAGAGTCACTGAAAACCGGCATGCAGCAGTCAGGCGTCATCGGAACTCCGGAAGTGCTGTTCCTGGATGAAATAAGGTCATTGCGCCGGACTGCGGCGGATTGAGGGTGCCGGGCGGGTCCACAAGCAATTGCAGTTTGAATTAAGGTTTGCGTTCTACGTTCGTGAATGGAAATGTGCGCGGCGCCTGCGGCGTCGCGTTTTTTTATGCTGCGAATCGGCAACGGATACAATGGCGGTCATGCGACGTATCTGTGTGTTCTGTGGATCTAGTTTGGGAGCGCGACCGGCCTACAGCGCGGCGGCGGAGCAGGTCGGACGTCACCTGGCGGACCGCGGCATTGGCTTAGTGTACGGTGGCGGAAAGATCGGGTTGATGGGCGCGCTGGCGGATGCAGCGCTGGAGTCGGGTGGAGAAGCGGTCGGAGTTATTCCCGGTCACCTGGTGA belongs to Terriglobia bacterium and includes:
- a CDS encoding cyclase; protein product: MVIVLVRHKVADYARWKQVFDGHFGIRHGAGELSCRMFHSHENPNDLALFFEWETLEMARAFFASESLKTGMQQSGVIGTPEVLFLDEIRSLRRTAAD